A single genomic interval of Spinacia oleracea cultivar Varoflay chromosome 6, BTI_SOV_V1, whole genome shotgun sequence harbors:
- the LOC130463220 gene encoding glycine-rich RNA-binding protein 7-like, protein MAEQNGEFGRLFDRFAGRGRAVRRSYLVRWLIGRVVKVTGGGGGCRGWCSERNRGRGGRGVAKGGGSRGGSYGGVVVFGGSGWSGDAGWSSGGENGGAQPVMVVVGGGSNREGKQGRNVLFFLFY, encoded by the coding sequence ATGGCCGAGCAAAACGGGGAGTTTGGTAGGCTTTTCGATCGGTTTGCGGGGAGGGGAAGGGCGGTTCGCCGGAGTTATTTGGTGCGGTGGTTGATTGGCAGGGTGGTGAAGGTgactggaggtggtggtggttgtcgtGGGTGGTGCAGTGAGAGAAATAGAGGAAGGGGGGGCAGGGGAGTCGCGAAAGGTGGAGGGAGCAGGGGAGGGAGCTACGGTGGGGTGGTGGTGTTCGGTGGTTCTGGGTGGTCGGGGGATGCGGGGTGGTCAAGTGGTGGTGAGAATGGTGGTGCTCAGCCAGTGATGGTGGTTGTGGGTGGTGGTTCGAACCGAGAAGGAAAACAAGGAAGGAATGTTTTGTTTTTTCTGTTTTATTGA